A part of Gramella sp. MAR_2010_147 genomic DNA contains:
- the lipA gene encoding lipoyl synthase codes for MNTDVAPVKSKTERKPKPKWLRVKLPTGKKYTELRNLVDKYDLHTICTSGSCPNMGECWSEGTATFMILGNVCTRSCGFCGVKTGRPETVDWDEPEKVARSIKLMQIKHAVVTSVDRDDLKDMGSIIWAETVKAIRRMNPETTLETLIPDFQGNERNIDRIIEVAPEVVSHNMETVKRLTREVRIQAKYDRSLAVLKYLKDNGIRRTKSGIMLGLGEQEEEVIQTLKDLREAGVDVVTIGQYLQPSKKHLPVKQFITPDQFQKYEKIGLELGFRHVESSALVRSSYKAQKHIN; via the coding sequence ATGAATACAGACGTTGCGCCCGTAAAATCAAAAACCGAAAGAAAGCCAAAACCAAAGTGGCTTCGTGTTAAACTTCCTACCGGAAAAAAATATACCGAATTACGAAATCTTGTAGATAAGTATGATCTTCATACGATCTGTACGTCTGGTAGTTGCCCTAATATGGGGGAATGCTGGAGTGAAGGAACTGCTACTTTCATGATCTTAGGAAATGTATGTACAAGATCCTGCGGATTTTGCGGTGTGAAGACCGGAAGACCAGAAACGGTAGACTGGGACGAACCTGAAAAGGTAGCTAGGTCTATTAAACTTATGCAGATCAAACATGCGGTGGTAACCAGCGTAGATCGTGATGATTTAAAAGATATGGGATCTATCATCTGGGCTGAAACTGTAAAGGCCATTAGACGAATGAATCCTGAAACAACTCTGGAAACATTAATTCCAGACTTTCAGGGAAATGAAAGAAATATTGATCGTATTATAGAAGTGGCACCTGAAGTTGTTTCCCATAATATGGAAACAGTGAAAAGGTTAACTCGTGAAGTAAGAATTCAGGCGAAATATGACAGAAGCCTGGCTGTATTAAAATATCTAAAAGACAACGGTATAAGAAGAACCAAATCCGGGATAATGCTTGGCCTGGGAGAACAGGAAGAAGAAGTGATCCAAACGCTTAAGGATCTTCGTGAAGCCGGGGTAGATGTGGTTACAATTGGCCAGTATCTGCAACCGAGTAAAAAACATTTACCGGTGAAACAGTTTATCACTCCAGATCAATTTCAAAAATATGAGAAAATAGGTCTTGAATTAGGATTTAGACACGTAGAAAGTAGTGCACTGGTAAGATCTTCTTATAAAGCTCAGAAACATATTAACTAG
- a CDS encoding sigma-70 family RNA polymerase sigma factor: MEINPEQLLKKIRDAKEGSQAAFNYLLDRYWNDVYGFQLKKTRNEYESEDITIQTFSKAFNKIDTFDENYSFTTWLIAISKNIHIDQVRKKNASISSRTSVDDEDRVYEIVDETPGIEDKLIKEQNLEQLLSDIKQLKPHYQEVINLRFFQEKSYKEIANSLNEPMNNVKVKLLRAKKLLSEIIESRKT; encoded by the coding sequence TTGGAAATAAATCCGGAACAACTCCTTAAAAAAATCAGGGATGCAAAGGAAGGAAGCCAAGCGGCTTTCAATTATCTTCTGGATAGATACTGGAATGATGTTTACGGGTTTCAGCTAAAGAAAACCCGAAATGAATATGAATCTGAAGATATTACCATTCAAACTTTTTCAAAAGCTTTCAATAAAATAGACACTTTTGATGAGAATTATTCTTTCACTACCTGGTTAATTGCCATTTCCAAGAATATCCACATAGATCAGGTACGAAAAAAAAATGCTTCCATTTCTTCCAGAACTTCTGTAGACGATGAAGATCGCGTATATGAAATTGTAGACGAAACTCCTGGAATTGAAGATAAGTTGATCAAAGAACAAAACCTGGAACAATTACTTTCAGATATTAAGCAGCTAAAACCGCATTACCAGGAAGTGATCAATCTCAGGTTTTTTCAGGAAAAATCATATAAGGAAATAGCCAATAGCCTTAACGAACCCATGAATAATGTAAAGGTTAAATTACTGAGGGCTAAAAAGTTACTTTCTGAAATTATTGAATCCCGAAAGACTTAA
- a CDS encoding glycosyltransferase: MGTILLGVFIFVSLINLLYFFSFFSFSTSGLKNKLHPNVPVSVIICAKNEQENLRNFLPSILEQDYSNFEIIIINDASSDNTLQVIEEFQKIDARIKIVNVQNNEAFWANKKYALTLGIKKAKNKHLLFTDADCAPQSRNWITEMSRNFQPGNTIVLGYGGYFQHTGSFLNKLIRFETLLTAIQYFSYARLGSPYMGVGRNLAYTSSQFYELKGFANHLHLRSGDDDLFVNEAATAENTAICFHPDSITRSVPKRNFSEWFHQKKRHVSVAGNYKTKHKVLLSAFYISRVLFWLLLASLLILQVYPRIVLAILGVKLITEAFVYIKAAHKLNEKDVIWLFPFLDLFLIFMQLAIFISNLISKPKHWK; this comes from the coding sequence ATGGGAACAATATTACTGGGAGTTTTCATTTTTGTAAGCTTAATTAACTTACTCTATTTCTTCTCATTTTTTTCTTTCTCAACTTCTGGACTAAAGAATAAATTACATCCGAATGTTCCAGTATCTGTAATTATATGTGCTAAAAATGAACAGGAAAACCTTAGGAATTTCCTGCCTTCTATTTTGGAACAAGATTATTCTAACTTCGAAATCATTATTATAAACGATGCTTCTTCAGATAACACCCTGCAAGTAATTGAAGAGTTTCAAAAAATAGATGCTCGAATCAAAATTGTAAATGTTCAGAATAATGAAGCTTTTTGGGCAAATAAAAAATATGCACTAACACTCGGCATCAAAAAAGCAAAAAACAAACATTTACTTTTCACCGATGCCGATTGTGCCCCCCAATCCAGAAACTGGATAACCGAAATGTCTCGCAATTTTCAACCGGGTAATACTATAGTTTTAGGCTATGGAGGGTATTTTCAACACACCGGGTCTTTTCTTAATAAATTAATTAGGTTTGAAACGCTTCTTACTGCAATTCAATATTTTTCCTATGCAAGATTAGGCTCTCCTTATATGGGAGTGGGAAGAAATCTCGCCTATACCTCCAGCCAGTTTTACGAATTAAAAGGCTTCGCCAATCATTTACATTTACGATCTGGAGACGATGACCTTTTTGTAAATGAGGCTGCCACAGCTGAAAATACGGCTATTTGTTTTCACCCAGATTCTATTACCAGAAGCGTTCCGAAGCGGAATTTCTCAGAATGGTTTCATCAAAAGAAAAGGCACGTATCTGTTGCTGGTAATTACAAGACGAAGCATAAGGTGCTATTGAGTGCTTTTTATATTTCCAGGGTTTTATTTTGGTTATTATTAGCTAGTCTTTTAATCCTTCAGGTATATCCTAGAATAGTTCTAGCAATTTTAGGAGTTAAGTTGATCACAGAAGCTTTCGTGTACATTAAAGCAGCCCACAAGCTGAATGAAAAGGATGTGATCTGGCTCTTCCCGTTTCTTGATCTATTTTTAATTTTCATGCAATTGGCTATCTTTATCTCCAACCTCATTTCAAAACCAAAACATTGGAAATAA
- a CDS encoding membrane or secreted protein, which produces MKLFIISIILLGLAFAGIAIKIWGKKEGKFAGTCASQNPYLNKSGEPCSFCGKLPDEIENCDETSTTK; this is translated from the coding sequence ATGAAACTATTTATTATAAGTATCATTTTACTAGGTCTTGCCTTTGCGGGGATTGCCATAAAGATCTGGGGTAAAAAAGAAGGTAAATTTGCCGGCACCTGTGCCAGCCAGAATCCCTACCTGAATAAATCTGGTGAACCTTGTAGTTTTTGTGGAAAGCTGCCAGATGAAATAGAAAACTGCGATGAAACCTCAACCACCAAATAG
- a CDS encoding fasciclin domain-containing protein, with protein MKIKMLFTVLALSAIIFTSCEDNKKKEEAEKERMEQMEAEREAEMQAEKEKMEMESNSIAAKAMATDTLSTLVEALKSAELAEMFKTEEGPFTVFAPNNAAFSKVDETTMEELMMEENQAKLAGILKYHVVDQKVMASDLVKMINDNDGKYSINTVGGGKLDATLEGDKVILTDENGNKATVVQADVDASNGVVHIIDAVVMKKAS; from the coding sequence ATGAAAATTAAAATGTTATTTACTGTTCTAGCTCTTTCAGCTATTATATTCACATCATGTGAAGACAATAAGAAGAAAGAAGAGGCAGAAAAAGAACGAATGGAACAAATGGAAGCCGAAAGAGAGGCTGAAATGCAGGCTGAAAAAGAAAAAATGGAGATGGAGTCTAATAGTATTGCAGCAAAAGCAATGGCTACAGATACTTTAAGTACTTTAGTAGAAGCTCTAAAATCTGCGGAACTTGCAGAAATGTTTAAAACTGAAGAAGGTCCATTTACCGTTTTTGCTCCTAACAATGCTGCATTTAGTAAAGTAGATGAGACGACAATGGAAGAACTTATGATGGAAGAAAACCAGGCTAAACTTGCTGGTATTTTGAAATATCATGTTGTTGACCAAAAAGTAATGGCATCAGACCTTGTGAAAATGATAAATGATAATGATGGGAAATATTCTATCAATACTGTAGGTGGTGGAAAACTTGATGCTACACTGGAAGGTGATAAGGTAATCCTGACTGATGAGAATGGTAATAAAGCTACCGTTGTTCAGGCAGATGTTGATGCCTCTAACGGAGTAGTTCATATTATCGATGCAGTTGTAATGAAGAAAGCTTCATAA
- the murB gene encoding UDP-N-acetylmuramate dehydrogenase: protein MRVLRNFSLKDHNSFGIDVRADKFISIENLDNLKSILRKSYASELFILGGGSNMLLTGDIHKMVLHIAIKGKKVVSETDNHVILEAAAGENWHEFVLWTLKQNYGGLENLSLIPGNVGTAPIQNIGAYGVELKDSFVSCIALNIQTLEEKEFSLEDCNFSYRNSIFKNQLKGQYIITSVKFRLTKNHHQLNINYGSIRAELAEKGINSPEIKDISNAVIAIRQSKLPDPKKIGNSGSFFKNPVIAKDQFEELKRKFPEIPSYEVSEEEIKVPAGWLIDTAGYKGYRLGDAGVHKNQALVLVNYGEATGAEILNLSKTIQKAIKDKFGIDLEAEVNII from the coding sequence ATGCGCGTTCTGCGGAATTTTTCCCTTAAAGATCATAATAGCTTTGGCATTGATGTTAGAGCGGATAAGTTTATTTCTATTGAAAATCTGGATAATCTAAAAAGTATACTTCGCAAAAGCTATGCATCAGAATTATTCATACTTGGCGGAGGAAGCAATATGCTGCTAACAGGTGATATACATAAGATGGTACTCCATATTGCCATAAAGGGAAAGAAGGTGGTCTCTGAAACAGACAACCACGTAATTCTAGAAGCCGCAGCGGGTGAAAACTGGCATGAATTTGTTCTATGGACCCTCAAGCAGAATTACGGAGGATTAGAAAATCTCTCCCTCATTCCTGGAAACGTAGGCACTGCACCTATTCAAAATATCGGTGCGTATGGAGTGGAGCTTAAAGATAGCTTTGTTAGCTGCATCGCATTGAATATTCAAACGCTCGAAGAAAAAGAATTCAGCCTTGAAGACTGTAACTTTTCTTATCGAAATTCAATCTTTAAGAATCAGTTAAAAGGCCAGTATATTATCACATCGGTAAAATTTAGATTAACAAAGAACCACCATCAATTAAACATTAATTATGGTTCTATAAGAGCTGAACTTGCTGAAAAAGGAATTAATTCTCCTGAAATTAAAGATATTTCTAATGCTGTCATAGCTATACGACAATCTAAGCTCCCAGATCCAAAGAAAATTGGCAACAGCGGAAGTTTCTTCAAAAATCCTGTTATAGCAAAGGATCAGTTTGAAGAACTCAAAAGAAAATTTCCCGAAATCCCATCTTATGAAGTTTCTGAGGAGGAAATTAAAGTTCCTGCAGGATGGCTAATTGACACCGCTGGATATAAGGGCTATAGGCTTGGCGACGCCGGAGTACACAAAAATCAAGCGCTGGTGTTAGTGAATTATGGAGAAGCTACCGGAGCCGAAATACTGAATCTTTCGAAGACGATACAAAAAGCAATAAAGGATAAATTTGGCATTGACCTGGAAGCTGAGGTAAACATTATATAA
- a CDS encoding pyridoxal phosphate-dependent aminotransferase, producing the protein MPKISNKGLEMPESPIRKLVPFAEAATRKGRTIYQLNIGQPDINTPKAALDAVREHDIEVLSYSHSAGFESYREKLAGYYKKTSLPVSKEDIIITTGGSEALLFAMGSITDPGDEVIIPEPFYANYNGFATASGVQIKPIQASIENNFALPPISEFEKLISEKTKAIILCNPGNPTGYLYTRDEVKQLADLALKHDLFIVSDEVYREFAYEGAEHHSIMSIPELANNAIMVDSVSKRYSMCGARIGCLVSKNKEVIATAMKFAQARLSPPTFAQIASEAALDTPQSYFDDVIKEYTFRRNLLVNGLERIEGVKVAKPKGAFYCIAELPVEDADDFARWLLEDFEDNNETIMVAPAAGFYSTPNTGKNQVRIAYVLKKENLERAIDILEKALKEYNKKN; encoded by the coding sequence ATGCCTAAGATCTCTAACAAAGGGCTTGAAATGCCTGAATCACCCATAAGAAAACTTGTTCCTTTTGCTGAAGCTGCAACTAGAAAAGGACGGACTATTTATCAATTAAATATTGGCCAACCCGATATCAATACTCCGAAAGCTGCACTAGACGCAGTTAGAGAGCATGATATTGAAGTGCTCTCTTATAGTCATTCGGCAGGTTTTGAAAGTTACAGAGAGAAATTAGCAGGCTATTATAAAAAAACATCGCTCCCGGTAAGTAAAGAGGATATTATTATTACCACAGGTGGATCTGAAGCTTTACTTTTTGCTATGGGGAGTATTACAGACCCTGGAGACGAAGTGATTATCCCGGAGCCATTTTATGCAAATTATAATGGTTTTGCTACTGCTTCTGGCGTTCAAATAAAACCTATTCAAGCGAGCATCGAAAACAATTTTGCTTTGCCCCCAATTTCGGAATTCGAGAAGTTAATATCTGAAAAGACCAAAGCAATTATACTTTGTAATCCTGGAAATCCTACCGGCTATCTTTATACGAGGGACGAAGTAAAGCAATTGGCTGATCTTGCTCTAAAGCATGATCTCTTTATAGTTTCAGACGAAGTGTATCGTGAATTTGCTTATGAAGGAGCAGAACATCATTCTATAATGAGTATTCCTGAACTTGCAAATAATGCAATCATGGTAGATTCAGTTTCAAAAAGATATAGTATGTGCGGAGCGAGGATAGGATGTCTTGTCTCAAAAAACAAAGAAGTAATCGCTACAGCCATGAAATTTGCTCAGGCGAGATTGAGTCCACCTACTTTTGCTCAGATTGCCAGTGAAGCGGCTTTAGACACTCCTCAATCATATTTTGATGATGTTATTAAAGAATATACCTTTAGAAGAAATCTTCTTGTAAATGGCCTGGAAAGAATTGAAGGAGTTAAAGTAGCGAAGCCAAAAGGAGCTTTTTATTGTATAGCTGAGCTACCGGTAGAAGACGCCGACGACTTTGCCAGATGGTTGCTGGAAGATTTTGAAGATAATAATGAAACCATTATGGTTGCACCTGCTGCTGGATTCTATTCTACGCCAAACACAGGAAAAAACCAGGTAAGGATTGCTTATGTTTTGAAGAAAGAAAATCTTGAAAGAGCCATAGACATCCTTGAAAAAGCTTTAAAAGAATACAACAAGAAGAATTAA
- a CDS encoding aspartyl protease family protein — MFFTNVFAQDDFIIEDEKGKFKQRFELANDLVIVPVEINGRELSFLLDTGVNSTILFSLTETDTTLLNNPKVVYLKGLGVGKPLRALKSNHNTVKIGQAVNEDHSVYIIEGGIINISNRIGVSVNGILGYDFFKNFVIEFNYKRKLMKVYNNEVYNYRNCSRCIDLPLKFYKDKPYIEANVELNNGVSVKVDLLVDSGSSDALWLFENSALNLHIPDKSFEDFLGFGITGSVYGFRSRISSLSLKKYDLDEITVSFPDSLFISAANSFEERDGSVGAQVLKRFNSVVDYSKKNLRLKPNGNFKDPFEYNMSGIVVQYNGYRIVKSGDTSTSDFQIERDSNGITNAYTTSRNVFYSLESRYEVAEIRPESPAALAGLMIGDEIIKLNGRPVYKFNIHKIIQVLSSKEGKKIKLEIMRNGKLVEVEFRLERIL, encoded by the coding sequence ATGTTTTTTACAAATGTTTTTGCGCAAGATGATTTTATAATTGAAGATGAAAAGGGAAAGTTTAAACAAAGATTTGAATTGGCTAATGATCTGGTGATTGTACCTGTTGAAATAAATGGGAGGGAACTTTCATTTCTTTTAGATACGGGCGTAAATTCAACAATTCTATTTAGTCTGACAGAGACAGACACTACTTTGTTAAATAATCCAAAAGTTGTCTATTTAAAAGGCTTAGGAGTTGGCAAGCCCTTAAGGGCATTGAAATCTAATCATAATACTGTTAAAATAGGTCAGGCTGTTAATGAAGATCATAGTGTTTATATAATAGAAGGAGGGATTATAAATATTTCCAATCGAATTGGTGTATCAGTAAATGGGATTTTAGGTTATGATTTTTTTAAAAATTTTGTAATTGAGTTTAATTACAAAAGGAAATTGATGAAAGTCTACAATAATGAAGTTTATAATTATAGAAATTGTAGTAGATGCATTGATTTGCCCTTAAAATTTTATAAGGATAAACCTTACATAGAAGCCAATGTAGAATTAAATAATGGAGTTTCAGTAAAAGTAGACCTCCTGGTAGATAGTGGGTCTAGCGATGCGCTTTGGTTATTCGAGAATTCAGCGCTCAACCTTCATATTCCTGATAAATCTTTTGAAGATTTTTTGGGTTTTGGTATCACCGGGAGTGTTTATGGGTTTAGAAGTAGAATTTCAAGTTTGTCGCTTAAGAAATATGATTTAGATGAAATTACCGTGAGTTTCCCGGACAGCCTGTTTATTTCTGCAGCAAATTCTTTTGAAGAAAGAGATGGAAGTGTGGGTGCGCAGGTTTTAAAACGATTTAATTCGGTGGTAGATTATTCTAAAAAGAACTTAAGGTTAAAGCCAAATGGAAATTTTAAAGATCCATTTGAATATAATATGAGTGGTATAGTGGTTCAATATAACGGATATCGCATTGTGAAAAGTGGAGATACTTCTACTTCAGATTTTCAAATTGAAAGAGATTCCAACGGAATAACTAATGCGTATACTACCAGTAGAAATGTTTTTTATTCCCTAGAATCCCGTTACGAAGTAGCTGAAATTAGGCCGGAATCACCTGCTGCTCTTGCCGGACTTATGATTGGGGACGAAATTATTAAATTAAACGGAAGACCAGTCTATAAGTTCAATATTCATAAGATAATACAAGTTCTTTCCTCTAAAGAAGGAAAAAAGATTAAACTTGAAATTATGCGAAATGGGAAGCTTGTTGAGGTCGAGTTTCGTTTAGAAAGAATTTTATAA
- a CDS encoding DUF1573 domain-containing protein: MKKLIAIAIFVCVGLATAQAQKTAKIEFKSETIDYGEIMKGSDGLRVFEFTNIGDAPLVIEDVKSSCGCTVPKKPEEPIMPGETGKIEVKYDTKRVGPIRKTVTVYSNADEPTKALKIKGLVKDEAGDSK; encoded by the coding sequence ATGAAAAAACTAATTGCAATAGCCATATTCGTATGTGTAGGTCTGGCAACAGCCCAGGCTCAGAAAACAGCGAAAATAGAATTTAAGTCTGAAACTATTGATTATGGTGAAATAATGAAAGGCAGCGATGGCCTTAGAGTATTTGAATTTACAAACATAGGTGATGCGCCTTTAGTGATCGAAGATGTAAAATCCAGTTGCGGATGTACGGTACCTAAGAAACCGGAAGAACCTATTATGCCCGGAGAAACCGGGAAAATTGAGGTGAAATATGACACTAAAAGAGTTGGCCCTATCAGAAAAACAGTGACAGTTTATTCAAATGCTGATGAACCAACGAAAGCTTTAAAAATAAAAGGTCTCGTGAAAGACGAAGCTGGAGACAGCAAATAG
- a CDS encoding valine--tRNA ligase, protein MAIASQYNAKKVEDKWYDYWMKNNYFHSEVDEREPYTIVIPPPNVTGVLHMGHMLNNTIQDVLVRRARLKGLNACWVPGTDHASIATEAKVVAKLKAEGIDKNDLSREEFLQHAWDWTHKHGGIILQQLKHLGASCDWERTKFTMDEDMSASVIKVFVDLYNKGLVYRGYRMVNWDPQAKTTLSDEEVNYEERNGKLYHLKYKIEGSEDYLTIATTRPETILGDTAICINPNDERFSHLKGKKAIVPICNRTIPVIEDEYVDMEFGTGCLKVTPAHDENDKNLGDKHNLEVIDIFNDDATLNSYGLHYEGKDRFVARAEIVEELELSGFLDKVEDHVNKVGTSERTGAVIEPKLSDQWFLKMKEMAQPAIEAVLGDDINLVPEKFLNTYRHWMENVRDWNISRQLWWGHQIPAYFYGNGKNDFVVAESADLALEKAKEVTGNNDLQASDLTQDKDALDTWFSSWLWPMSVFNGILEPDNKEIQYYYPTNDLVTAPEILFFWVARMIMAGYEYRGERPFKNVYLTGIVRDKQRRKMSKSLGNSPDPLVLIEQYGADGVRVGMLLSSPAGNDLMFDEDLCKQGSGFSNKIWNAFRLVQGWEVSEEIEQPETAKIAINWYKAKFQKTIREIEDHYSKYRISDALMSTYKLIWDDYCSWFLEMVKPGFGQPMDAKTYKEIISILEDNLKILHPFMPFVTEEIWQEITERTPENALIIAKWPEEKEFDETIIKEFSHAAEVIAGVRKIRKDKNISFKNEIDFNILNNENTSKTFDGVISKMGNISNLEYVTGSVDGALSFRVRSNEYFIPIVGAIDIEAEREKIQEELNYTEGFLKSVDKKLSNERFVNNAPEKVVAIEKAKKTDAEAKIEALRASLKSLG, encoded by the coding sequence ATGGCAATTGCTTCACAATATAATGCGAAAAAAGTAGAGGATAAGTGGTACGACTACTGGATGAAGAATAATTACTTTCATTCAGAAGTAGATGAGAGAGAGCCATATACCATTGTAATTCCACCGCCCAATGTAACTGGGGTATTGCATATGGGGCATATGCTAAATAATACTATTCAGGATGTGTTGGTAAGAAGGGCCCGGTTAAAAGGTTTAAACGCCTGTTGGGTTCCTGGAACAGATCACGCTTCTATTGCCACCGAAGCTAAAGTAGTTGCTAAACTTAAGGCTGAAGGAATAGATAAAAATGATCTTAGTCGTGAGGAATTTCTACAGCACGCCTGGGATTGGACACACAAACATGGGGGAATTATTCTTCAGCAATTAAAGCATCTTGGGGCATCATGTGACTGGGAGCGTACCAAATTTACCATGGATGAGGATATGTCTGCCTCAGTAATAAAAGTTTTCGTTGATCTTTATAATAAAGGTTTGGTGTATCGTGGTTACCGGATGGTAAACTGGGATCCCCAGGCAAAAACCACACTTTCTGATGAAGAAGTGAATTACGAAGAAAGAAACGGAAAACTTTACCATTTAAAATATAAAATAGAAGGAAGTGAAGATTATCTAACTATCGCTACCACCAGACCTGAAACGATTTTGGGAGATACTGCTATTTGTATTAACCCGAACGATGAGAGATTTTCTCATTTAAAAGGTAAAAAAGCAATTGTACCTATCTGTAATAGAACGATTCCTGTTATTGAAGATGAGTACGTAGATATGGAATTTGGAACCGGATGCTTAAAAGTAACTCCGGCTCACGATGAAAATGATAAAAATCTTGGTGATAAGCATAACCTTGAAGTCATTGATATTTTTAACGATGATGCAACCTTAAATAGTTACGGACTCCATTATGAAGGAAAAGATCGTTTTGTGGCTCGTGCTGAAATTGTAGAAGAACTGGAATTATCTGGATTTTTAGATAAGGTAGAGGATCACGTAAATAAAGTGGGAACCAGTGAGCGAACTGGCGCGGTTATAGAACCAAAGCTAAGCGATCAATGGTTTTTAAAAATGAAGGAAATGGCTCAGCCTGCGATTGAAGCGGTGCTGGGAGATGATATAAATCTGGTTCCGGAAAAATTTCTGAATACCTACCGTCACTGGATGGAGAATGTTCGCGATTGGAATATTTCTCGTCAGTTATGGTGGGGGCATCAAATTCCCGCCTATTTCTACGGAAATGGCAAAAACGATTTTGTAGTAGCTGAAAGTGCGGATTTGGCCCTTGAAAAGGCTAAAGAAGTCACTGGTAATAATGATTTACAGGCTTCAGATCTCACACAGGATAAGGACGCTTTGGATACCTGGTTTTCTTCATGGCTTTGGCCAATGAGCGTTTTTAACGGAATCCTTGAGCCAGACAATAAAGAAATTCAATATTATTATCCAACCAATGACCTAGTTACAGCACCGGAAATTCTTTTCTTCTGGGTCGCCAGAATGATCATGGCCGGGTATGAATATAGAGGAGAAAGACCTTTTAAAAATGTTTATTTAACAGGAATTGTCAGGGATAAGCAAAGAAGAAAAATGTCAAAATCTCTGGGAAATTCACCAGATCCTCTCGTGCTTATCGAGCAATATGGAGCTGACGGGGTTCGTGTTGGAATGTTACTAAGCTCACCTGCCGGTAATGATCTAATGTTTGATGAAGATCTTTGTAAACAGGGGAGTGGTTTTTCAAATAAAATCTGGAATGCTTTCCGTTTAGTTCAGGGATGGGAAGTTTCAGAAGAAATAGAACAACCTGAAACAGCAAAAATAGCAATAAACTGGTATAAGGCGAAGTTCCAAAAGACGATCAGGGAGATAGAAGATCATTATTCTAAATATAGAATTAGTGATGCTTTGATGTCTACCTATAAGTTGATTTGGGATGATTACTGTAGCTGGTTTCTGGAAATGGTAAAACCGGGCTTTGGCCAGCCTATGGACGCTAAGACGTATAAGGAGATAATATCCATTTTAGAGGATAATCTGAAGATTCTTCATCCATTTATGCCTTTTGTTACTGAGGAAATCTGGCAGGAAATTACCGAAAGAACTCCGGAAAATGCTTTAATTATTGCAAAATGGCCCGAAGAGAAGGAATTTGATGAGACAATTATTAAAGAATTTTCTCATGCTGCTGAAGTAATTGCCGGTGTGAGAAAAATTAGAAAAGACAAGAATATTTCCTTTAAAAATGAAATAGATTTTAATATTCTTAATAATGAGAATACTTCCAAAACTTTCGATGGTGTGATTTCGAAAATGGGAAATATTTCTAATCTTGAATATGTAACCGGGTCTGTAGATGGAGCACTTTCCTTTAGAGTAAGATCTAACGAATATTTTATTCCAATTGTAGGCGCTATAGATATTGAAGCGGAAAGGGAAAAAATACAGGAGGAATTGAATTATACCGAAGGTTTCTTAAAATCTGTAGATAAAAAATTATCTAATGAGCGCTTTGTTAACAATGCGCCAGAGAAGGTAGTTGCGATTGAAAAAGCTAAGAAAACGGATGCCGAAGCTAAGATTGAAGCTTTGAGGGCAAGTCTGAAAAGCTTAGGTTAA
- a CDS encoding acyl-CoA-binding protein codes for MMAEENAKFLKAYEMASSTDQQFPPDVLLHFYALYKRATERNGFYIPPTNQGDLRSAFKINALVQVKDLSKKEAEEKYIELVEFHIGDIPKITE; via the coding sequence ATGATGGCAGAAGAAAACGCGAAGTTTCTAAAAGCCTATGAAATGGCAAGTAGCACAGATCAGCAATTTCCACCTGATGTGCTTTTACACTTCTATGCTCTTTACAAGCGGGCTACAGAAAGAAATGGATTCTACATCCCTCCAACAAATCAGGGAGACCTTAGAAGTGCTTTTAAGATAAATGCACTTGTACAGGTAAAGGACCTGAGTAAGAAGGAAGCAGAAGAAAAATATATTGAATTGGTAGAATTTCACATAGGAGATATACCTAAAATAACAGAATAG